GCCCCATCGAAACACACGGCACGGGGATAATCACCGACACTGTAGGTGCCTACCAGGCTGCCGCTAGATGCCGTGAGCTTGGTCACAGTGCCGTCATACTCATTGGCCACCCAGATATTGGCCCCATCGAAACACACGGCAGTGGGATCCCAACCGCCGACTGTGAAGACGTGGCCTGAGGTGTACCATTTCAGCAGGGCAATCTGCATTGGGTTATAGCCTACTCCTGTATTGTCTCCATCCACAGTAAAGTCTCCGTCGATATGGACATCACCTTGGAAGTAACCAGCATAAGCATCAGTCCCTAACGCCTTGGCATAAATACCGCGGCCCTGTTGGCCTGTAGCTTCAGCATAGACACCGCGCCCGTACAAACCAGCGGCTTTAAAGGAGCCGCCATAGTTGGCATAGTACCCATCGTTGGGAGCATAGCCGTACACCCCTGTGCCCATAGTACCCATCGCCCTACCATATACTCCCGTGCCTGTAGTAGATTCAGTAAAACCATGAACACCATGTATGCCTTCGCCGAATACGCCGTAGCCAACTCCCTCAGCTATACCTTTGATGGCATAACCGCCTCCCGTATTGGTCACACTTAATACGGGATCACTAGTCGCTCCGCTCATGCTGTCCCCGGACTCGTTGACGTACAGGTCGTCCAGGTCGCCGGCATCCAGCCCATCCACGGTTTCCGCATTGAGGGCGTAGGGCACTGAGGCCAGCAGCTGGCGGGGGGTCATCTCACTATCTGCACCCACCTTTATCCCAAGATACCTGGTAGTTCCGTCAAAGTCGGAGGCGTCGAGCGGGTTCACGCTCCCCAGCAGAACGCTGAAATATCCGTCGTCCACCGTTACCCCCGTTTGTGTCTCGGTCCACAATGGCGTGCCTCCGGTCGCAACATTGTAGATTGAGAACACGAAGTTATAGCCACCGTCCGCCACAGGGTCGCCCGTGACCGGGTCGCACAACACCCCCTGGTAGTGGATGCTTGATGGAACGCCTGCACCCGACTGGGCTAGGCTTGACCCTGCCATCAGGCCGCCCGCCAGCGAACCAGCCACCATCAAGGCCATAACCGCCAGCAATAGAAGCACCTTCTGGTTCATTACACCCTCCTTCGGATAAAGTTTACCCTTCAATTGAAGTAGCTTATGTCTCATTTCACCCGCCTTGTGTAAATTTTACTGCTATAATTTCCTGTAGGTCTTATTAGGTCACCTTCCCGTGATGCCATTTTAACATGAGAATACAGGTGATGCTTCTTCGATAATTTACACCCATACTGGCTATGATGGTCTGACCCTCAATATAAGTAGATGGTAATATAAGAAATCAGATTGCGATGAATGGCATGCTAATAACTTTGTGGCTTACTGTGTTGGGCATCCTAGCGGAGATTAAGCAAGTTGTCAAGTGATTATATATATTTCAGCATTCCGGTATTAACCATGAGATTACGAAACAAGTTCGGAATGACAGATAGCGCAGCTCTATATTCGCGTTAATAGAAGCTGGGTTCATCGGTCGCTATCATAGCTTACTAGAATGATTATCTACTTTATCGAGCATTCATTGTAAACACGTTTGGAATGTTGTGATGTGATATCGGGGATTAGGTATTTATAGCGTAGGGGTTAGATGAGGTCAATTGGCAATGGGATATTTCCCGTACTTGTGCGCTGCCTCAACCATCCATTTAAGCCTGGTTCCATTCACGTATGGATGGGAATGACACGTTGATAAGATGTAGCCACCGCCTCTCGCCGCGTCCTTAATTGACTTCTTTACAGCGTCTTCTATCTCCTCCCTGGTGCCTCTGACCAGGAGATAGGAAACATCCAGATTGCCTATCAGTACCAGCTTATGTCCCACCTGTTCTCTAACCTTGCCCAGTTCCATTCCTGCTGTGGGTTCCATGGTTATTATGCCGTCAAATCCCCACTCGATGAATTTGTCCAGCAACTGGTAAATGTTTCCGCAGGAGTGAAAGACGAGTTTCTTATTCTGTTTATGTACCAGCTCGGCAACTTGACGGTAGCTATCTCCATATAGCTTCTCGATCTGCTCCGGGCGCAGCATCGGCCCCGTTTTCTGCCCAAGGTCATCTCCACCCAGCACCACTTCCACACCGGATTTCATCACTCCTTCCAGGTACCTCAGATAGAAATCCGTTTGAAAGTCGATAACCCTTTTCACGAAATCGGGCTTCTGATAGATGAACCTGGTGAAGTTTACGAACCCGATAGGCTGCCAGCTATTCTCAAATATCCCCGGCGCAGCATAGCCAATGGGAAGGATCCGGTCACCGTATTCGTCTACCAGCTTTTTATGGAAAATGGTGGCATTTCTTATTGTACGTTCGAACGTAGGCGTTTTTTTCTCTACCCACTCCTCCCATTTTCCCTCAGTCTCACACAGGGCACGGCTGTAGTTGACCGCCATACTTCCGTCTTCGGATCGACACACGTCCCAGGTGCGGCCGAACGTGTCATGCCAGACCACCCCAAGCGATGATTGTGGGTCGATATTCAGTTCCATGAGCGAGTATATGGTCCAGTTCGCATCGAAACCTAGCTTGATAGCGCCTTCCAGCGCGCCGGCGGTATTGCCATAGTAGAATCTGTTCCAGAACCAGTTGTTATTGAGAAGTCTCTTGGTAAAGCCCTTAAGTAAAGGTTTTTGCAGCATCCCGACAAAGTCTGCCGGTTTCTTCTCCAGGATCTGGTTGACAGTGGCAGGGTCCATAATAAGCCCCATCACCGGAACCCGGTCCGGCTCCTCGTGATTCATGGCAGTTAAGATACGCTTCTTGAAATCCATTATAGTGTGCTCTAATAAAAAAAGGCTGGAATGTTGGTCAGCCCTGGGGGGTAACGGTTACTATGACGTGTTTCTTCCAAAGACATTTCTCACGCTGCCACATTTATACTTAAGAATATTTCTTAAGCCTTTGGAGCAATAATTCATGGCACCAGCTTACGCTCCCTCGCCCTTACAATGTAGTCAGGCTCAGTCCACCACGGCTCAATGCCAAGGTCTTCCGCTACCACCCTCGCCGCATTGTAGCCGCCCCCGAGTAGTACCATGCCCCCGGGGTAGGTGCTTGCCCCACACAAATAGAGGTTCTTAACCGGCGTGCGATAGCCAGAGCACTCGATGTTTGGTCTCATGTATCCCATCTGCGTTGCATCATAAGCACCGTGTTTGAAAGAGCCTCTGACCATGTTAGCAAACTTCTGTTCAATGTAGGCCGGCGAGTTATCATACCGGCGAATTATCCTCGTTCTGTCCACATTTGGTGCATACTCCTGGATCCTGGCTAAAAGGCGGTCCCCATAGCTTGCGGCGATATCGTCCCACTTGCCTTCGTTAGGCTCATAGGGAACCAGCGACTCAAATCTCAGTGTAGCTACACCTGGTTGGACATCTAGGGGAGCCTGTAGCGGGTCAACATCGCTGGTAACGGTAATGTGACCGGCGGTGCCCAGCTCTCCTTTTCCTGATCCGTTGAGGTGGGCCAGGAAATCCTCCGGACTGTCATAGCCAATAATCTTCATGAAAGCCTCATTTACCGCAGGGTCGAAATCGGCAGCTACAAACTGCGGCCTTTCCTTCAGGGCTAGGTGAAGCCCGAACAGGCTCCAGTGCTCCCATTCCCACTGTTTGGCCGTCTCGACACAGCCTATGGATATCGGCGCCATAACATCTTCGGGAATAAGCTTGGTAAACGTGG
Above is a window of Dehalococcoidia bacterium DNA encoding:
- a CDS encoding uroporphyrinogen decarboxylase family protein — its product is MDFKKRILTAMNHEEPDRVPVMGLIMDPATVNQILEKKPADFVGMLQKPLLKGFTKRLLNNNWFWNRFYYGNTAGALEGAIKLGFDANWTIYSLMELNIDPQSSLGVVWHDTFGRTWDVCRSEDGSMAVNYSRALCETEGKWEEWVEKKTPTFERTIRNATIFHKKLVDEYGDRILPIGYAAPGIFENSWQPIGFVNFTRFIYQKPDFVKRVIDFQTDFYLRYLEGVMKSGVEVVLGGDDLGQKTGPMLRPEQIEKLYGDSYRQVAELVHKQNKKLVFHSCGNIYQLLDKFIEWGFDGIITMEPTAGMELGKVREQVGHKLVLIGNLDVSYLLVRGTREEIEDAVKKSIKDAARGGGYILSTCHSHPYVNGTRLKWMVEAAHKYGKYPIAN